The Myroides phaeus DNA segment AATGGAAAGGTAGAGATAGAAGCAAATTATAAGAATGGGGTTTTAGATGGGGTGGTTAAGAAGTATTATAGCAACGGACAGTTGCAGTCTGAAGTTGGTTATAAAGAGGGATCGCTACACGGAATTATGAAGGGATATGATGAGAATGGAAAATTAATTGGTGAAGCAAATTATGAGTATGACGTGTTGGTTGGGGAGGTTAAGAGGTATTAGTTTTTAGGTTGGGCATTTTTTTTATCCCTCCTCCAAACATCACCAAAAACATCTTATCTTTCCTTTACTAATCAAAAAACAAAAAGTATGGAAAGTATTAAATTGGGAGCCTTTTCTGTTAGCTTAACAGTAAAGGATATTCACGTGTCAAAAGCATTCTATGAGAAGTTGGGGTTTTACCAACGTGGGGGAGATATCACGCAGAATTGGGTGGTGATGAAAAACGGAGATACCATAGTAGGATTGTTCCAAGGAATGTTTGATGCTAATATGCTGACGTTTAATCCTGGGTGGAATCAAGAGGCACAAAATATTGATGATTTTGTTGATGTACGCGATATTCAAAAGCACCTGTTGGCACAAGGGGTGGAACTGCATACTAAAGCAGATGAATCAACTCAAGGACCTGCTTATGTTATATTAGTGGATCCAGATGGTAATCCGATCTTAATAGATCAACACAGATAGGCGTTGCCTTTATAGCATAAAGAATCCCCATATTTCACTTGAAGTATGGGGATTTTTTTTGTAATCTATCAATAGGGAAACTTTATAAATGTGGGGGTGTACGATGACTGATGTTGTATCTGTAGATGACACATTTAGTGGTGTTTACGGTTGATTGACAAACAGCAAATAATCATTTTAGGGTACTTGTTATTTCGCCATTTGTAAAGATATTTTAACACCCAAGCAATTATTTTTCTATATTGTATTCTCTTTCAGCTTACTAACGATAAGTGTAGAAACAAATTAAACCAAACTAAATTGAGTGAATTATGAAAAGAATCAAAGGAATTATAGTATTAGGGGCATTGTGTTGCCTGCCTTTTGGGACTGTTTTTGCTCAAGAAAAAAGGAGTGATATGAAAGAAGAAAAGGTGTTTTATGACGAAGATGACAAGCGATTGTACAAGCGTATTTTGAAGGATGAAAAAGGAAAGGTGATTGAAGTGGAAGATAATGGTTTTATGATTGATGGTAAACCACAAAAGATGTATAAAGGGGTTTATAAAGAGGGCAAACCATTTGAAGGGTATTTCAAAGAGGAAAAAATACTGTCTGAGATTAACTTGATTAACTATTATGAACAGGGAGAGCGAAAAGCACAGTATTCGTACGATTACTTGGCAAGAGATCAGTTTGCTGCTCCGTTTATGTACGATTTAGAAACGGTGTATGAAGGAGGAAAAGTTAAGAGTGGGCGAGTGTATAAGGAAGTTGAAGAGGGGAATGCTTTGGGAATTGTCAATTATGAAAACTTTGAAGAAAAGAGCCTGTTCATAGATCTGTTTGAGATGCATTATTTTAACCGCATTTCGTTTGAATTAACAGACGATCAGTTGTCAATTAAGGATATGAGCGGTGAGAGTTTGATAGTGGTTAAAAAGGCGGGTAATAAGCTTACGGCAGATTATTTTATCAAGGGGCAACACTTGTTTACGGCAAAACCGTTTATTGAAGTGGTAAAGAAGGGTTCTCCGTTGTCAATGACAGTGTATTACAAAGATAAGAAAGAGGTAGAACAGGAGTTTAGTTTTAAACGTTTGCCGTTTGATTCAAATATGGATCAGTTTGCTAATCAGTTTTTAACGCCTATATTTTTGCAGTTTCCAGCTGTGTATGAAGGTTCACTTGAGCAGTTGTTAAGTGCTATTACAAGTAAGTTTGATGTGATTGCGAAAGACTTAAATGCTATTGAAAGCTTTGCTGATTTATTGCCGTTTAGTGTTTATCCGTTTGATGAAAAAAAGATAGTAGGTGTAGAAGAATACGATGAGAAAGGTCAGCTTGTAAAAGAGTAAATTGCTTTTTATATATAATTCAAAACTCCCTTGTTTAATTTGATTAACAAGGGAGTTTTTCTTTTTGAGTATTGTTGTTTTCTTATGTGCTATTGCAGTTTGATTATTCTGCTTTTTTTGTGGTTTAATAATATTGTTTTTTATGTAACTTTATGAATGTTAAATAAGTGTGTGTTATTTGTTTTTAAAAATAACTTACACTAAGTGTTGTTT contains these protein-coding regions:
- a CDS encoding VOC family protein; translation: MKLGAFSVSLTVKDIHVSKAFYEKLGFYQRGGDITQNWVVMKNGDTIVGLFQGMFDANMLTFNPGWNQEAQNIDDFVDVRDIQKHLLAQGVELHTKADESTQGPAYVILVDPDGNPILIDQHR